Proteins encoded by one window of Micromonospora coxensis:
- a CDS encoding Rieske (2Fe-2S) protein, with protein MSDVDERHRPSRRTVLACAGAAGAGALLTGCQTYGEAAAPAPAAPPAPSGGAAAPTDGAPAALATVADIPVGGGKVFAAEGVVVTQPEAGTIKAFSAKCTHAGCTVSEVRERAIVCRCHNSAFDIADGAVTGGPARQPLPAAGVTVDGDSIRLA; from the coding sequence ATGAGCGACGTCGACGAGCGGCACCGCCCGTCCCGGCGGACGGTGCTGGCCTGTGCGGGCGCCGCGGGCGCGGGTGCGCTGCTGACCGGCTGTCAGACGTACGGCGAGGCGGCCGCGCCGGCCCCGGCCGCGCCACCGGCGCCCTCCGGCGGGGCGGCGGCGCCCACGGACGGCGCGCCGGCCGCCCTGGCCACGGTCGCCGACATCCCGGTCGGCGGCGGCAAGGTCTTCGCCGCCGAGGGCGTGGTGGTGACCCAGCCGGAGGCCGGCACCATCAAGGCGTTCTCCGCGAAGTGCACCCACGCCGGCTGCACGGTCAGCGAGGTCCGGGAGCGGGCCATCGTCTGCCGCTGCCACAACAGCGCCTTCGACATCGCCGACGGCGCGGTGACGGGTGGCCCGGCCCGGCAGCCGCTGCCCGCCGCGGGCGTCACCGTCGACGGCGACAGCATCCGGCTGGCGTAG
- a CDS encoding GAF and ANTAR domain-containing protein, translated as MPQSPLDLTEAFIQLGTIRHDETPLDAVLDRIVALTRASVPGATEVSVTLVHGSAANTAAHTGELALRLDQWQYERGRGPCLDAATTGTVLVVTDMATESRWPEWARLAHAAGAGSSMSIGLPIQEAVVGALNVYGAQPGTFDEVTEAAQTFADHAAVALANAHLYENAATLAEQMQAAMHSRAVIEQAKGIIMGQRRCTADEAFRILATVSQKSNRKVRDVAEALVRQVTTAAVAPRQGARRDS; from the coding sequence ATGCCGCAGTCACCCCTGGATCTCACCGAGGCGTTCATCCAGCTGGGCACCATCCGCCACGACGAGACCCCCCTCGACGCGGTCCTCGACCGGATCGTCGCACTCACCCGGGCCAGCGTCCCGGGCGCCACCGAGGTGTCGGTGACCCTGGTGCACGGCAGCGCGGCCAACACCGCCGCCCACACCGGGGAGCTGGCCCTGCGGTTGGACCAGTGGCAGTACGAGCGGGGACGTGGTCCCTGCCTGGACGCGGCGACCACCGGCACCGTGCTGGTCGTGACGGACATGGCGACGGAGAGTCGCTGGCCGGAGTGGGCCCGGCTGGCGCACGCGGCCGGCGCGGGCAGCTCGATGTCCATCGGGCTGCCCATCCAGGAGGCGGTGGTCGGCGCGCTGAACGTCTACGGCGCACAGCCGGGCACGTTCGACGAGGTGACCGAGGCCGCGCAGACCTTCGCCGACCACGCCGCCGTGGCGCTGGCCAACGCCCACCTGTACGAGAACGCCGCGACCCTGGCCGAGCAGATGCAGGCGGCGATGCACAGCCGCGCGGTCATCGAGCAGGCCAAGGGGATCATCATGGGCCAGCGCCGGTGCACGGCCGACGAGGCGTTCCGGATCCTGGCCACGGTCTCGCAGAAGTCCAACCGCAAGGTCCGCGACGTCGCGGAGGCGCTGGTGCGTCAGGTCACCACGGCCGCGGTGGCGCCGCGCCAGGGGGCGCGACGCGACAGCTGA
- a CDS encoding LacI family DNA-binding transcriptional regulator — MDNPRATLAQIARDAGVSVPTVSKVLNGRPDVAATTRQRVQALLDERGYTGRGAGRPVGGAGLIDLVLRDLGSPWAMQIIDGVEEHAHRAGFGVVVSAAHGRHRSRPDRRWIEQLSARRCDGVLLVLSDLSPSQHDQLTELGIPVVVIDPAGQPTPDIPSVGATNWSGGLAATEHLLGLGHRRIAVIGGPPDVPCSRARVDGYRAAMNAAGQRIPAGYVRAGDFTAPSGYRETNALLDLSRPPTAIFACSDETAWGAYEALYERGARVPDDMSVVGFDDVDGARWAIPPLTTVRQPLTEMAAMATRMLLTSINGEELDSRRIELATPLVVRHSTRAVG; from the coding sequence ATGGACAACCCACGCGCGACCCTGGCGCAGATCGCCCGCGACGCCGGCGTGTCGGTGCCCACCGTCTCCAAGGTCCTCAACGGCCGGCCCGACGTGGCGGCCACCACCCGGCAACGGGTGCAGGCGCTGCTCGACGAGCGCGGCTACACCGGCCGTGGCGCCGGACGCCCGGTCGGCGGCGCCGGCCTCATCGACCTGGTGCTGCGCGACCTGGGCAGCCCGTGGGCCATGCAGATCATCGACGGCGTCGAGGAGCACGCCCACCGCGCCGGCTTCGGCGTGGTCGTCTCGGCCGCCCACGGCCGGCACCGCAGCCGCCCCGACCGACGCTGGATCGAGCAGCTCTCCGCCCGCCGCTGCGACGGGGTCCTGCTGGTCCTGTCGGACCTGTCGCCCAGCCAGCACGACCAGCTCACCGAACTCGGCATACCGGTGGTCGTCATCGACCCGGCCGGGCAGCCGACCCCCGACATCCCGTCCGTCGGCGCCACCAACTGGTCCGGTGGGTTGGCCGCCACCGAGCACCTGCTCGGGCTCGGGCACCGCCGCATCGCGGTCATCGGCGGCCCGCCCGACGTGCCGTGCAGCCGGGCCCGGGTGGACGGCTACCGGGCCGCGATGAACGCCGCCGGGCAGCGCATCCCCGCCGGGTACGTCCGCGCCGGGGACTTCACCGCGCCCTCCGGCTACCGGGAGACCAACGCCCTGCTCGACCTGTCCCGGCCGCCCACCGCGATCTTCGCCTGCTCCGACGAGACCGCCTGGGGGGCGTACGAGGCCCTCTACGAGCGCGGCGCCCGGGTGCCGGACGACATGAGCGTGGTCGGCTTCGACGACGTCGACGGCGCCCGGTGGGCCATCCCGCCGCTGACCACCGTGCGGCAGCCGCTGACCGAGATGGCCGCCATGGCCACCCGGATGCTGCTCACGTCGATCAACGGCGAGGAGCTCGACAGCCGCCGGATCGAGCTGGCCACCCCGCTGGTCGTCCGGCACAGCACCCGCGCGGTGGGGTGA
- a CDS encoding cellulase family glycosylhydrolase: protein MNIPRPTRRHLLAAGAAAALTLGASTLLPAANAMAATGCAVTYTANSWPGGFTANITITNLGDAVDGWTLGFTFPDPGQRVGQGWSATYQQSGQSVTARNVSYNGSLAGGGSTTIGFNGTWTGTSNPSPTSFTLNGTVCTGSTTPTTPPPPTTPPPTTPPPTTPPPTTPPPTGQTPVAINGQLRVCGVNLCNQYGRPIQLRGMSTHGLQWFPHCYNDASLDALATDWRSDLLRIAMYVQEDGYETNPTAFTNRVNTLVDEASERGMYALIDFHTLTPGDPMYNLERAKTFFAAVSARNADKNNVIYEIANEPNGVSWQTIKNYAEQVIPVIRANDPDGIVIVGTRAWSSLGVSEGSNATEVINNPVAAANVMYAFHFYAASHRDSYRAELERAAARLPMFVTEFGTVSYTGDGGVDTASSTAWVDLMDRLKISYANWTYSDKAEGSAAFKPGTCNGGTYAGTSVLTESGVFMRNRIRTPDTFPTS, encoded by the coding sequence ATGAACATTCCCCGCCCGACACGGCGGCACCTGCTCGCGGCCGGCGCCGCCGCCGCACTGACCCTCGGCGCGTCGACGCTACTGCCGGCCGCGAACGCCATGGCCGCGACCGGTTGCGCCGTCACCTACACGGCCAACTCGTGGCCCGGCGGTTTCACCGCGAACATCACCATCACGAACCTCGGCGACGCCGTCGACGGGTGGACCCTCGGCTTCACCTTCCCCGACCCGGGCCAGCGGGTGGGCCAGGGCTGGTCGGCGACCTACCAGCAGAGCGGCCAGTCCGTCACCGCGCGCAACGTGAGCTACAACGGATCCCTGGCCGGTGGTGGATCCACCACCATCGGCTTCAACGGCACCTGGACCGGCACCAGCAACCCCTCGCCCACGTCGTTCACCCTCAACGGCACCGTCTGCACGGGCAGCACCACCCCCACCACCCCGCCGCCGCCGACGACCCCGCCGCCGACGACCCCGCCGCCCACGACCCCGCCGCCGACCACCCCGCCGCCCACCGGGCAGACGCCGGTGGCGATCAACGGACAGCTGCGGGTCTGCGGGGTCAACCTGTGCAACCAGTACGGCAGGCCGATCCAGCTGCGCGGCATGAGCACGCACGGCCTGCAGTGGTTCCCGCACTGCTACAACGACGCCTCGCTGGACGCGCTGGCCACCGACTGGCGCTCCGACCTGCTGCGCATCGCGATGTACGTGCAGGAGGACGGCTACGAGACCAACCCGACGGCCTTCACCAACCGGGTCAACACGCTGGTGGACGAGGCGAGCGAGCGCGGCATGTACGCGCTGATCGACTTCCACACGCTGACCCCCGGTGACCCGATGTACAACCTGGAGCGGGCGAAGACCTTCTTCGCCGCCGTCTCCGCCCGCAACGCCGACAAGAACAACGTGATCTACGAGATCGCGAACGAGCCCAACGGCGTGAGCTGGCAGACCATCAAGAACTACGCCGAGCAGGTCATCCCGGTCATCCGCGCCAACGACCCGGACGGCATCGTCATCGTCGGCACCCGCGCCTGGTCCTCGCTCGGCGTCTCGGAGGGGAGCAACGCCACCGAGGTGATCAACAACCCGGTCGCCGCCGCCAACGTCATGTACGCCTTCCACTTCTACGCCGCGTCGCACCGGGACAGCTACCGCGCCGAGCTGGAGCGGGCCGCCGCCCGGCTGCCGATGTTCGTCACCGAGTTCGGCACGGTGTCGTACACCGGTGACGGCGGCGTCGACACGGCGAGCAGCACGGCCTGGGTGGACCTGATGGACCGGCTGAAGATCAGCTACGCGAACTGGACCTACTCCGACAAGGCCGAGGGCAGCGCCGCGTTCAAGCCGGGCACCTGCAACGGCGGCACGTACGCCGGCACCTCGGTGCTCACCGAGTCGGGCGTGTTCATGCGCAACCGGATCCGTACCCCGGACACCTTCCCCACCAGCTGA
- a CDS encoding PucR family transcriptional regulator, with amino-acid sequence MSDALIDIEPGLAGLAPAVGEQVRGLREALHERILGTVRTAMRAQGRSLTGGQGQGLTLGVQTAVDAFVDALADPGRDLTATRAVFHALGRTEYREGHRVDALRTVLTLGARDIWAFLVAHSPGTAPPDLYVIAGALFGYADALAGAAAEGFLDEQRDAAQDWATTRRRLITLLVQPEPPGDAALHAAADAARWALPRTVAVLSVDGADAEHLARTIGGGAIATVVDDAVRVVLPDPGAPGRLDRARQALAGRRAALGPTVELARARLSYRISRRALALRQTGRLPVDAPVTADAHLLTLLLAWEPGLADHLADAWLAPLAGLRPAGRRALAETLHSWLRRQGQVVAVAEELHTHPQTVRYRMRQLRTAFGAALDDPDSRLTLQLALRHHLATGRPDGDNPPAR; translated from the coding sequence GTGTCCGACGCGCTCATCGACATCGAGCCGGGGCTGGCCGGCCTGGCGCCGGCCGTCGGGGAGCAGGTACGCGGCCTGCGCGAGGCGTTGCACGAGCGGATCCTCGGCACCGTCCGGACCGCGATGCGGGCCCAGGGCCGCTCGCTCACCGGCGGGCAGGGTCAGGGCCTGACCCTGGGCGTGCAGACCGCGGTGGACGCCTTCGTCGACGCGCTCGCCGACCCCGGCCGGGACCTGACCGCGACCCGCGCCGTCTTCCACGCGCTCGGGCGCACCGAGTACCGGGAGGGCCACCGGGTCGACGCCCTGCGTACGGTGCTCACCCTCGGCGCGCGCGACATCTGGGCCTTCCTGGTGGCGCACAGCCCGGGCACCGCCCCGCCCGACCTGTACGTCATCGCCGGGGCGCTGTTCGGCTACGCCGACGCCCTGGCCGGCGCGGCGGCGGAGGGGTTCCTCGACGAGCAGCGCGACGCCGCGCAGGACTGGGCCACCACCCGACGCCGCCTGATCACCCTGCTCGTCCAGCCGGAGCCACCGGGCGACGCCGCACTGCACGCCGCCGCCGACGCGGCCCGCTGGGCGCTGCCCCGCACCGTGGCCGTGCTCAGCGTCGACGGCGCCGACGCCGAGCACCTGGCCCGCACCATCGGCGGGGGCGCGATCGCCACGGTCGTCGACGACGCCGTCCGCGTGGTGCTGCCCGACCCGGGCGCCCCGGGACGCCTCGACCGGGCCCGGCAGGCGCTGGCCGGCCGGCGGGCGGCCCTCGGCCCCACCGTCGAGCTGGCCCGGGCCCGGCTGTCGTACCGGATCTCGCGGCGGGCCCTGGCCCTGCGGCAGACGGGCCGGCTCCCCGTCGACGCGCCCGTCACCGCCGACGCGCACCTGCTCACCCTGCTCCTGGCATGGGAGCCGGGCCTCGCCGACCACCTCGCCGACGCCTGGCTCGCCCCGCTGGCCGGTCTGCGGCCGGCCGGCCGGCGGGCGCTGGCCGAGACACTGCACAGCTGGCTGCGCCGGCAGGGGCAGGTGGTGGCCGTGGCCGAGGAGCTGCACACCCACCCGCAGACCGTCCGCTACCGGATGCGCCAGCTGCGCACCGCGTTCGGCGCCGCCCTCGACGACCCCGACAGCCGGCTCACCCTCCAGCTCGCCCTGCGCCACCACCTCGCCACGGGCCGGCCCGACGGAGACAATCCGCCCGCGCGTTGA
- a CDS encoding copper resistance CopC/CopD family protein, which yields MRTRSAVLGLLLALLAVPLVPAAPASAHAVLLATTPVRDAVLGSPPSEVVVTFSEPVSPVPGRVQVLGPDGRRVHTGAPSVRGTTMRIPLRVPERPLGTYLVSYRVISADSHPVAGSFTYSAGAPSVSPPRAVDDADPQPAGALVPAAKYAGYLGLVLVVGPTLLAATLWPRRRSRRGVAGTAYAGLALVVAATAATWVGQAADSVGAPVGDLTGADLAAVGDSDVGVVLAVRLAVTAVAATLLPAVVAGRAGRWRRVTLALVGVAGLATWPLAGHPVASPLPPVSVAAAVVHLAAMSLWLGGLLTLVAFLLRGTHERVLARILPAWSRWATLAVGWLVATGVGQAALELGRPGALLGTGYGRLLLGKAALLAVVLAVAAGQRRLVRRGTAAARPRVVARAAGVELVATAVVLALTAVLVQTPPGRTADAEAARAAREGVAQTLTTSLYTLQFDVYPVTLGAPNSLHAYVYTPGGEALPVAEWTVSLALPEAGVEPVTVPVATPEPNHGSAEVRFPVAGRWRIRFTVRVGELDQATVTATVPVG from the coding sequence GTGCGTACCCGATCGGCCGTCCTGGGGCTGCTGCTCGCCCTGCTCGCCGTTCCGCTGGTCCCGGCGGCCCCGGCGTCCGCCCACGCCGTGCTGCTCGCCACCACCCCGGTGCGCGACGCGGTGCTCGGGTCCCCGCCGTCGGAGGTGGTGGTCACCTTCAGCGAGCCGGTCTCCCCCGTCCCGGGCCGGGTGCAGGTCCTCGGGCCGGACGGCCGGCGGGTGCACACCGGCGCACCGTCGGTACGCGGCACGACGATGCGGATCCCGCTGCGGGTGCCGGAACGGCCACTCGGGACGTACCTGGTGAGCTACCGGGTGATCTCCGCCGACAGCCACCCGGTGGCCGGCAGCTTCACCTACTCCGCCGGAGCGCCCTCGGTCAGCCCGCCCCGGGCGGTCGACGACGCCGACCCGCAGCCGGCCGGCGCCCTGGTGCCCGCCGCCAAGTACGCCGGCTACCTGGGGCTGGTGCTCGTCGTCGGCCCGACCCTGCTCGCCGCCACGCTGTGGCCCCGCCGACGTTCCCGCCGGGGCGTGGCCGGCACGGCGTACGCCGGACTCGCCCTGGTGGTCGCGGCGACCGCCGCCACCTGGGTCGGGCAGGCGGCGGACTCGGTCGGGGCGCCGGTCGGCGACCTCACCGGAGCGGACCTGGCGGCCGTCGGGGACAGCGACGTCGGCGTGGTGCTGGCCGTGCGGCTGGCGGTCACCGCCGTCGCCGCCACCCTGCTGCCGGCGGTCGTGGCGGGCCGGGCCGGGCGGTGGCGGCGGGTGACGTTGGCGCTGGTCGGGGTGGCCGGGCTGGCCACCTGGCCGCTGGCCGGGCATCCGGTCGCCTCGCCGCTGCCGCCGGTGAGCGTCGCCGCCGCCGTCGTCCACCTCGCCGCGATGAGCCTCTGGCTGGGCGGCCTGCTCACCCTGGTGGCGTTCCTGCTGCGCGGCACCCACGAGCGGGTGCTGGCGCGGATCCTGCCGGCCTGGTCCCGCTGGGCCACGCTGGCGGTCGGTTGGCTCGTCGCCACCGGGGTCGGGCAGGCGGCGCTGGAGCTGGGCCGGCCCGGCGCGCTGCTCGGCACCGGCTACGGGCGGCTGCTGCTCGGCAAGGCGGCACTGCTCGCCGTCGTGCTCGCCGTCGCCGCCGGGCAGCGCCGCCTGGTCCGGCGGGGCACGGCGGCGGCCCGGCCGCGGGTGGTCGCCCGGGCGGCCGGGGTCGAGCTGGTCGCCACCGCCGTGGTGCTGGCGCTGACCGCCGTACTCGTGCAGACCCCGCCAGGGCGTACCGCGGACGCCGAGGCCGCCCGGGCGGCCCGCGAGGGCGTCGCCCAGACGTTGACCACCAGCCTCTACACGCTCCAGTTCGACGTCTATCCGGTGACGCTCGGCGCGCCCAACTCGCTGCACGCCTACGTCTACACGCCCGGGGGCGAGGCGCTGCCGGTCGCCGAGTGGACGGTCAGCCTGGCCCTGCCGGAGGCCGGCGTGGAGCCGGTGACCGTGCCGGTCGCGACACCGGAGCCGAACCACGGCAGCGCGGAGGTCCGGTTCCCGGTGGCCGGTCGGTGGCGGATCCGGTTCACCGTCCGGGTCGGCGAACTCGACCAGGCCACCGTCACCGCCACGGTGCCGGTGGGCTGA
- a CDS encoding GNAT family N-acetyltransferase, translating into MTIEMGAPAVDELDDVVRVLRQWQHDAGPVQLHPGDLGWFWRFGPRRTAAATRTWRRAGEVLAVGLLDGADLLRLAFAPSAWRDERLARRVVEDASAPERGVLPEGPVSVEAPPGALVQELLSQDGWARGEPWTLLRRDLGAPVPDPGVRVEVIGPERAHEWAAVQRASFDRSTFSAERWHAMAAGAPFVDARCLLAHDERGEPVAAVTVWSAGEGRPGVIEPLGVHRAHRRHGHGRAVTLAAARALRQAGSSSVLVCCPSANVGAVATYRSAGLAPLPERRDLCRGVG; encoded by the coding sequence ATGACGATCGAGATGGGCGCGCCGGCGGTCGACGAGTTGGACGACGTGGTGCGCGTGTTGCGGCAGTGGCAGCACGACGCCGGACCCGTGCAGCTGCATCCGGGGGACCTGGGGTGGTTCTGGCGCTTCGGCCCGCGGCGCACGGCGGCGGCCACCCGAACCTGGCGCCGGGCGGGAGAGGTTCTGGCGGTCGGGCTGCTCGACGGCGCGGACCTGCTCCGGCTGGCGTTCGCGCCGTCGGCGTGGCGGGACGAGCGGCTGGCGCGGCGGGTGGTCGAGGACGCGTCGGCGCCCGAGCGGGGCGTGCTGCCCGAGGGTCCGGTGTCCGTCGAGGCGCCCCCGGGCGCACTGGTCCAGGAGCTGTTGTCGCAGGATGGCTGGGCGCGCGGCGAGCCGTGGACACTGCTTCGGCGGGACCTCGGCGCGCCGGTGCCGGATCCCGGCGTCCGGGTCGAGGTGATCGGGCCGGAACGGGCGCACGAGTGGGCCGCGGTGCAGCGGGCGTCGTTCGACAGGTCGACGTTCTCCGCGGAGCGCTGGCACGCGATGGCGGCGGGCGCGCCGTTCGTCGACGCGCGATGCCTGCTCGCTCACGACGAGCGGGGCGAGCCGGTGGCGGCCGTGACGGTGTGGTCGGCGGGCGAGGGCAGGCCGGGGGTGATCGAACCGTTGGGGGTGCACCGGGCGCACCGCCGCCACGGACACGGCCGGGCGGTCACGCTCGCCGCGGCCCGCGCGCTGCGGCAGGCGGGTTCGTCGAGCGTCCTCGTGTGCTGTCCGAGCGCCAACGTCGGCGCCGTCGCCACCTACCGTTCCGCCGGCCTCGCGCCCCTGCCGGAACGGCGGGACCTGTGCCGTGGCGTCGGCTGA
- a CDS encoding SGNH/GDSL hydrolase family protein: MLFIGDSITDAGRDRADDADLGHGYAMMAAAWFTARHPGHRAAFRNRGVGGDRVRDLRSRWAADCLSLAPDVVSVLIGINDTWRRYDHDDPTGVEEFARDYRHLLTTARERLDAALVLVEPFVIPLHDGQRAWREDLDPKVEVVRGLAAEFDAALVAVDAAFAAADTDDRVWTTDGVHLTPFGHAVLAQHWLRAVAPATD; encoded by the coding sequence GTGCTCTTCATCGGTGACAGCATCACCGACGCCGGCCGGGACCGTGCCGACGACGCCGACCTCGGCCACGGGTACGCGATGATGGCCGCGGCCTGGTTCACCGCCCGGCACCCCGGGCACCGGGCCGCCTTCCGCAACCGGGGCGTCGGCGGCGACCGGGTGCGCGACCTGCGCTCCCGGTGGGCCGCCGACTGCCTCTCCCTCGCCCCGGACGTGGTGTCGGTGTTGATCGGCATCAACGACACCTGGCGGCGGTACGACCACGACGACCCGACCGGCGTCGAGGAGTTCGCCCGCGACTACCGCCACCTGCTGACCACGGCCCGCGAACGGCTCGACGCGGCGCTGGTGCTCGTCGAGCCGTTCGTCATCCCGCTGCACGACGGGCAGCGGGCCTGGCGCGAGGACCTCGACCCGAAGGTCGAGGTGGTACGCGGCCTCGCCGCCGAGTTCGACGCCGCCCTGGTGGCGGTGGACGCGGCCTTCGCCGCCGCCGACACCGACGACCGGGTCTGGACAACCGACGGAGTGCACCTGACCCCGTTCGGGCATGCGGTGCTCGCCCAGCACTGGCTGCGCGCGGTCGCGCCCGCGACCGACTGA
- a CDS encoding FAD-binding dehydrogenase: MDTDVIVIGAGLAGLVAAAEAADAGRRVLLLDQEPEQNLGGQAHWSFGGLFLVDSPEQRRMGIRDSVELAWQDWTGSAAFDRPEDHWPRRWAEAYVHFAAGEKRAWLRAMGHRLFPVVGWAERGGGAAHGHGNTVPRFHITWGTGPGVVEPFLRRVRRAEAEGRVRLLFRHRVDELVTTGGVVTGVRGAVLEPDDAPRGRRTSRTVVGDFAYAAQAVIVTSGGIGGDHDLVRRAWPQRLGTPPARMVAGVPAYVDGRMLAITEAAGGRVVNPDRMWHYTEGLRNWDPVWPQHGIRILPGPSSLWLDATGERLPAPLFPGFDTLTTLRHLRATGYDYSWFLLTQKIIEKEFALSGSEQNPDLTGRSVRQVLGRVRPGAPAPVEAFKRHGADFVVADGLPELVDGMNALAAETDGPRLDAAEVRRVVEARDRELANPFGKDAQLHAIRGARRYRGDKLVRVATPHRLLDPAAGPLIAVQLHVLTRKTLGGLHTDLAGRVLRADGEPLGGVYAAGEVAGFGGGGMHGYNALEGTFLGGCLFSGRTAGRAAAAAVG, from the coding sequence GTGGATACCGATGTCATCGTGATCGGCGCGGGCCTGGCGGGCCTGGTCGCCGCCGCCGAGGCCGCCGACGCCGGCCGCCGGGTGCTGCTGCTGGACCAGGAGCCGGAGCAGAACCTCGGCGGGCAGGCGCACTGGTCGTTCGGCGGGCTCTTCCTGGTCGACTCACCCGAGCAGCGGCGGATGGGCATCCGCGACTCGGTCGAGCTGGCCTGGCAGGACTGGACCGGCAGCGCCGCCTTCGACCGGCCCGAGGACCACTGGCCGCGCCGGTGGGCCGAGGCGTACGTGCACTTCGCGGCGGGGGAGAAGCGGGCCTGGCTGCGGGCGATGGGTCACCGGCTGTTCCCGGTGGTCGGCTGGGCCGAGCGGGGCGGGGGAGCCGCGCACGGGCACGGCAACACCGTGCCCCGCTTCCACATCACCTGGGGCACCGGCCCCGGCGTGGTGGAGCCGTTCCTGCGGCGGGTCCGGCGGGCCGAGGCCGAGGGGCGGGTGCGGCTGCTGTTCCGGCACCGGGTGGACGAGCTGGTCACCACCGGCGGCGTGGTCACCGGTGTGCGCGGCGCGGTGCTGGAGCCCGACGACGCCCCGCGTGGGCGGCGCACCTCCCGGACCGTGGTGGGCGACTTCGCGTACGCGGCGCAGGCCGTGATCGTCACCTCGGGCGGCATCGGCGGCGACCACGACCTCGTCCGGCGGGCCTGGCCGCAGCGGCTGGGCACCCCGCCGGCCCGGATGGTCGCCGGGGTCCCGGCGTACGTCGACGGGCGGATGCTGGCCATCACCGAGGCGGCCGGCGGGCGGGTGGTCAACCCGGACCGGATGTGGCACTACACCGAGGGGCTGCGCAACTGGGACCCGGTCTGGCCGCAGCACGGCATCCGGATCCTGCCCGGCCCCTCGTCGCTCTGGCTCGACGCCACCGGCGAGCGGCTGCCGGCGCCACTCTTCCCCGGCTTCGACACCCTGACCACCCTGCGGCACCTGCGCGCCACCGGGTACGACTACAGCTGGTTCCTGCTCACCCAGAAGATCATCGAGAAGGAGTTCGCGCTGTCGGGCTCCGAGCAGAACCCGGACCTGACCGGCCGCAGCGTCCGCCAGGTCCTGGGCCGGGTCCGTCCCGGCGCGCCCGCGCCGGTGGAGGCGTTCAAGCGCCACGGCGCCGACTTCGTCGTCGCCGACGGCCTGCCGGAGCTGGTCGACGGGATGAACGCGCTGGCCGCCGAGACCGACGGGCCGCGCCTCGACGCCGCCGAGGTGCGCCGCGTCGTCGAGGCGCGCGACCGGGAGCTGGCCAACCCGTTCGGCAAGGACGCCCAGCTGCACGCCATCCGGGGCGCCCGCCGCTACCGGGGCGACAAGCTCGTCCGGGTCGCCACCCCGCACCGGCTGCTCGACCCGGCGGCCGGCCCGCTGATCGCGGTGCAACTGCACGTGCTCACCCGCAAGACCCTCGGCGGGCTGCACACCGACCTGGCCGGCCGGGTGCTGCGGGCCGACGGCGAGCCGCTGGGCGGGGTGTACGCCGCCGGCGAGGTGGCCGGGTTCGGTGGCGGCGGGATGCACGGGTACAACGCCCTGGAGGGCACCTTCCTCGGCGGCTGCCTCTTCTCCGGTCGTACCGCCGGCCGGGCCGCGGCCGCCGCCGTCGGCTGA
- a CDS encoding DUF6529 family protein, which produces MAAPRASLLVPLLVGAAVTVAMGVYGRLHEPTGIAVNVAGFSSAQAVKVWLGSGAAAFAVVQLLSALAMWGRLGGFSPSWAGTAHRWSGRIAFLLAVPVAVHCLYALGFADHDLRTLTHSLLGCLFFGAFSTKMLALPRPGLAGWVLPVLGGVVFTVLIGVWLTSSLWYFTTFGVGT; this is translated from the coding sequence ATGGCCGCGCCACGGGCGTCGCTGCTCGTGCCGCTGCTGGTCGGCGCCGCCGTCACGGTCGCCATGGGCGTCTACGGCCGACTGCACGAGCCGACCGGGATCGCGGTCAACGTGGCGGGCTTCTCCAGCGCGCAGGCGGTGAAGGTGTGGCTGGGCAGCGGCGCCGCCGCCTTCGCCGTCGTCCAGTTGCTCTCCGCGCTGGCCATGTGGGGCCGCCTCGGCGGGTTCTCGCCGTCCTGGGCGGGGACCGCGCACCGCTGGTCCGGCCGGATCGCCTTCCTGCTGGCCGTGCCGGTGGCGGTGCACTGCCTGTACGCGCTCGGCTTCGCCGACCACGACCTGCGCACGCTGACCCACTCGCTGCTCGGCTGCCTCTTCTTCGGCGCGTTCAGCACCAAGATGCTCGCCCTGCCCCGGCCGGGCCTGGCCGGCTGGGTGCTGCCGGTGCTCGGCGGCGTGGTCTTCACCGTCCTGATCGGCGTCTGGCTGACGTCGTCGCTGTGGTACTTCACCACCTTCGGGGTGGGCACGTGA